The Chthoniobacterales bacterium genome contains a region encoding:
- a CDS encoding amidohydrolase family protein, with product MKIDAHHHFWKYDPVEYDWIDDKMRAIRRDFLPEDLRSEIEAARLDGVVSVQARQALEETSWLLKMARANDFIRGVVGWVPLISDSVAGELERFAAEPKFKAVRHVLQGEPDDNYMLREDFNRGIRALKPLGLVYDILVFERHLPQTIELVDRHPEQVFVLDHIAKPRIADGVFEPWNRNIRELAKRENVFCKLSGMVTEAAWPEWTETQLRPYAETVLEAFGARRTMFGSDWPVCLVATGYAQWISQVRRFASECSADEQDWLLGKTATHVYHLAD from the coding sequence ATGAAAATTGACGCGCACCATCATTTTTGGAAATACGATCCGGTCGAATACGATTGGATCGATGACAAGATGCGCGCGATTCGGCGCGATTTTTTGCCGGAGGATTTGCGGTCGGAGATCGAAGCGGCGAGGCTCGATGGTGTGGTGTCGGTGCAGGCGCGGCAGGCGCTGGAGGAGACGAGCTGGTTGTTGAAAATGGCGCGCGCGAACGACTTCATCAGGGGCGTGGTGGGCTGGGTGCCATTGATATCGGACTCGGTCGCGGGCGAGCTGGAGCGATTCGCTGCGGAGCCGAAGTTCAAGGCGGTGCGCCATGTCCTGCAAGGCGAACCGGATGATAACTACATGCTGCGTGAGGATTTTAACCGGGGCATTCGCGCGCTGAAACCGCTCGGACTGGTTTACGACATCCTCGTTTTTGAGCGTCACCTGCCGCAGACGATCGAGTTGGTGGATCGCCACCCGGAGCAGGTTTTCGTGCTCGATCACATTGCGAAACCACGGATCGCGGATGGCGTCTTCGAGCCTTGGAATCGGAACATTCGCGAACTGGCGAAGCGCGAGAATGTTTTCTGCAAACTCTCCGGGATGGTGACGGAGGCGGCCTGGCCAGAGTGGACTGAAACTCAACTGCGGCCCTATGCCGAGACGGTGCTGGAGGCGTTTGGCGCGAGGCGCACGATGTTTGGCTCAGACTGGCCGGTCTGTCTGGTGGCCACGGGCTACGCGCAATGGATCTCGCAGGTGAGACGTTTCGCGAGTGAATGTTCCGCCGATGAGCAGGATTGGCTCTTGGGCAAAACCGCGACCCATGTCTATCATCTCGCGGACTAA
- a CDS encoding zinc-binding alcohol dehydrogenase family protein has protein sequence MKTIMLAEPGQLQFTTTDAPAAPQAGEALVRVHRIGVCGTDIHAFGGKQPFFSYPRILGHELGVEVVSVGAGVTNVAPGDRCSVEPYINCQKCIACRRGKPNCCTDIRVLGVHTDGGMREQFVLPARKLHPSSSLTFEQLALVETLGIGAHAVCRAGVESGEFVLVIGAGPIGLAAMQFAVERSAQVIVLDINDARIEFCQKQLGVAHAINGLKENVLEALQRITNNDLPTVVFDATGNPKSMMSSFEFPAHGGRLVFIGLFQGDVTFNDPNFHRRELTLMGSRNAQPEDFTRIIQLMEAGRIDTTPWITHRASFDEVVAEFPAWTKPETGVIKAMIEL, from the coding sequence ATGAAAACGATCATGCTCGCCGAACCCGGCCAGCTCCAGTTCACCACCACCGACGCGCCAGCCGCCCCGCAGGCCGGTGAGGCGCTCGTCCGCGTCCATCGCATCGGCGTTTGCGGGACAGACATCCACGCGTTCGGCGGGAAGCAGCCGTTCTTCAGCTACCCGCGCATCCTGGGGCACGAGCTGGGAGTCGAAGTCGTCTCAGTCGGCGCAGGCGTGACCAACGTCGCACCCGGCGACCGCTGCTCCGTCGAGCCGTATATCAACTGCCAGAAATGCATCGCCTGCCGCCGGGGCAAACCGAATTGCTGCACCGACATCCGCGTCCTCGGCGTGCACACCGACGGCGGCATGCGCGAGCAATTCGTCCTGCCCGCGCGCAAGTTGCATCCGAGTTCCAGTCTAACCTTCGAGCAGCTTGCCCTCGTGGAAACGCTCGGCATCGGCGCCCACGCAGTCTGCCGCGCTGGAGTCGAAAGCGGTGAGTTTGTCCTCGTCATCGGGGCGGGTCCGATCGGACTCGCGGCCATGCAGTTTGCCGTCGAACGCAGTGCGCAGGTCATCGTCCTCGACATCAACGACGCCCGCATCGAGTTCTGCCAGAAACAACTCGGAGTCGCCCACGCCATCAATGGGCTCAAGGAAAACGTCCTCGAAGCCCTCCAGCGAATCACAAACAACGACCTCCCGACCGTCGTTTTCGACGCGACGGGCAATCCGAAGTCGATGATGAGTTCCTTTGAGTTTCCCGCGCATGGCGGACGCCTCGTTTTCATCGGGCTTTTCCAAGGCGACGTGACTTTCAACGACCCGAACTTCCACCGTCGGGAATTGACGCTGATGGGCAGCCGCAACGCGCAGCCGGAGGACTTTACGCGCATCATTCAACTCATGGAGGCGGGCCGCATCGACACGACTCCCTGGATTACCCACCGCGCCAGCTTCGACGAAGTGGTGGCCGAGTTCCCCGCCTGGACCAAGCCCGAGACCGGCGTGATCAAGGCGATGATCGAACTCTAA
- a CDS encoding alpha-galactosidase, protein MTTLPDFTLGDLTFHYASKDGAVGLEIYPTALKNSRVPKRGGLAGLPYIDAIPDAGNPPASVIDVLSQVKIVGDSYPGAFSQGHTMRNSPSVDAFRLVGQRTENDGTRTSVITTLQSARQHRMEHRLSWFDGDLAVEVSTTFFNDSDAPVSLEMLSSFCLGGITPFDEADGSGRLRVHRFRSVWSAEGRLETRSLEELHLERSWSGAGMFSERFGQIGTMPVRKWFPFVAIEDTAAGVVWGAQLAWAGSWQMEVFRQHDNVSISGGLADREFGHWLKTLAPGESIATPPATLSCVQGTLDDLCDRLTAVQNRPADSHPAVEADMPIVFNEWCTTWGDPQHDKVVAIADRLQGSQVRFLVIDAGWYKDESTDWSSGHGDWIPSSKLFPSGLEVTAQAIRERGLIPGLWFEMETVGSQSTAFTALSAHMLQRDGIPVTVRERRFWNLNDPVALDFLTGHVIDLLERCGFGYLKVDYNETAGFGAENPDSLGEGLRQQVLGSHRFFEKIRERLPELVIENCASGGHRLEPSMLARTAMSSFSDAHELVEIPIIAANLHSLMLPRQSQIWAVLHRSDSLQRLTYSLTATFLGRMCLSGEITELSDEQYALVLEAERLYGEAAPTIKHGTSRRFGKIGASGRYPEGWQAVRRVSADGRQILVVVHSFAQAPGTMEVPLPAGDWKIAAAFGETRAELGSNQLRLTNAADFSGSVILLKLA, encoded by the coding sequence ATGACCACACTTCCCGATTTCACCCTTGGCGACCTGACCTTTCATTACGCGTCGAAAGACGGCGCGGTCGGGCTCGAAATCTATCCCACTGCGCTGAAAAATTCCCGTGTGCCGAAGCGCGGCGGCCTGGCCGGACTGCCCTACATCGACGCCATCCCGGACGCGGGAAATCCTCCGGCGTCGGTCATCGACGTCCTTTCGCAGGTGAAAATCGTGGGTGACTCGTATCCGGGCGCGTTTTCCCAAGGCCACACAATGCGCAATTCGCCATCGGTCGATGCGTTTCGCCTGGTCGGTCAACGCACTGAAAACGATGGAACTCGCACCAGCGTCATCACCACGCTGCAAAGCGCGCGCCAGCACCGGATGGAACATCGCCTCTCGTGGTTCGATGGCGATCTGGCAGTGGAAGTTTCCACGACATTTTTCAACGACTCCGACGCGCCCGTGAGTCTGGAAATGTTGAGCAGCTTCTGCCTCGGCGGGATCACGCCGTTCGACGAGGCCGATGGCTCGGGCCGGTTGCGGGTGCATCGTTTTCGCTCGGTATGGAGCGCGGAAGGACGGCTGGAAACGCGCAGTCTGGAGGAGCTGCATCTGGAGCGTTCCTGGAGCGGCGCGGGGATGTTTAGCGAGCGATTTGGGCAGATCGGCACGATGCCGGTGCGGAAATGGTTTCCCTTTGTGGCCATCGAGGACACCGCCGCCGGGGTCGTCTGGGGCGCGCAACTCGCCTGGGCGGGTTCGTGGCAAATGGAGGTCTTCCGCCAGCACGACAACGTCTCCATTTCCGGCGGACTGGCCGACCGCGAATTTGGGCATTGGCTGAAAACACTGGCTCCCGGTGAGTCGATTGCAACTCCGCCCGCGACGCTTTCCTGTGTGCAGGGAACGCTCGACGACCTCTGCGACCGCCTGACTGCTGTGCAAAATCGACCCGCTGATTCGCACCCGGCGGTGGAGGCCGACATGCCGATTGTTTTCAACGAATGGTGCACTACCTGGGGCGATCCGCAGCACGACAAAGTCGTCGCCATCGCGGACCGGTTGCAAGGATCGCAGGTGCGTTTCCTGGTGATCGACGCCGGCTGGTACAAAGACGAGAGCACCGACTGGAGCAGCGGTCACGGAGATTGGATTCCAAGTTCGAAGCTGTTTCCGAGTGGATTGGAAGTCACCGCGCAGGCGATCCGCGAGCGCGGACTGATTCCCGGGCTGTGGTTTGAAATGGAGACGGTCGGGTCGCAGTCCACCGCGTTTACAGCGTTGAGCGCGCACATGCTTCAGCGCGACGGCATTCCGGTGACGGTACGCGAGCGGCGTTTCTGGAATCTAAACGACCCGGTGGCGCTCGATTTTTTGACCGGACACGTCATCGATCTGCTGGAGCGCTGCGGCTTTGGCTACCTGAAAGTAGATTACAATGAGACGGCCGGTTTCGGTGCGGAAAACCCCGATTCGCTCGGCGAGGGGCTGCGCCAGCAGGTGTTGGGGAGTCATCGTTTCTTTGAAAAAATCCGCGAGCGGCTGCCGGAGTTGGTCATCGAAAACTGCGCCTCGGGCGGGCATCGCCTGGAGCCCTCGATGCTGGCTCGGACGGCGATGTCGTCCTTTTCCGACGCTCACGAGCTGGTCGAAATCCCGATCATTGCGGCGAATCTGCATTCGTTGATGCTCCCGCGCCAATCGCAGATCTGGGCGGTGCTCCATCGCTCCGACAGTCTGCAACGGCTGACTTACAGCCTTACCGCGACGTTCCTCGGGCGCATGTGTCTCTCGGGCGAAATTACCGAGCTGAGCGACGAGCAATATGCGCTCGTTCTCGAAGCCGAGCGACTCTACGGAGAGGCTGCGCCGACGATCAAACACGGCACGAGCCGGCGCTTTGGAAAGATCGGCGCGAGCGGGCGTTATCCCGAAGGCTGGCAGG
- a CDS encoding MFS transporter — protein sequence MNSNSSKTGLFTLPDGKNVFFTFALVSTLFLLWGFCNGMIDVMDKHFQKELHLNLAQSAWVQFAHYLGYFLMAMPAGWLATKLGYKGGIIAGLLMVAVGGFWFIPATHIATFPAFLLGVCVIASGLTFLETVANPYTTVLGPKQFAATRINLAQSCNGVGWIFGPIAGAQFFYGQDAAGNSTGASTLWIPYAAIGAFVLLLAVLFAFSKLPDLKSEDEFHLDDTTPAGDVPVAHRGVAFSLLWLNIVVLSVAVGMIISAIVAIPSVSAKLGMNENQALIYASAFFAVIGTLVFTAKKGSISNHSIWTHPHFSGATLAQFFYVAAQCGIFAYFINYMTSQIPAAPEAWKSGFLGNWFEIHKATGFLGLTDKAASTLASVGFMFFLAGRVIGAMLLKKFPAHKVLATFAVLAGLCSLLVFCKLGWASAVALFLTYFFMSIMFPTIFSLGIYGLGGRAKRASSFIVMAIMGGAIMPKLMGHIADVHGMSTSFIVPLACFVLIAGYALSWSQLSGSDGVVGAPIRSGH from the coding sequence GTGAACTCCAACTCTTCCAAAACCGGCCTCTTTACCCTGCCCGACGGCAAAAACGTCTTCTTCACCTTCGCCCTCGTCAGCACGCTTTTCCTCCTCTGGGGTTTCTGTAACGGCATGATCGACGTGATGGACAAGCACTTCCAAAAGGAGTTGCATCTGAATCTGGCCCAGTCGGCCTGGGTGCAGTTTGCCCATTATCTCGGCTACTTCCTCATGGCCATGCCCGCTGGCTGGCTCGCCACCAAGCTCGGCTACAAGGGCGGCATCATCGCCGGTCTCCTGATGGTCGCCGTGGGCGGCTTCTGGTTCATTCCGGCGACGCACATCGCCACTTTCCCGGCATTTCTCCTCGGCGTCTGCGTGATCGCCTCGGGGCTCACCTTCCTCGAAACGGTCGCCAACCCCTACACCACCGTCCTCGGGCCGAAACAATTTGCCGCCACTCGCATCAATCTCGCCCAGTCCTGCAACGGCGTCGGCTGGATCTTCGGCCCCATCGCTGGCGCGCAGTTTTTCTATGGTCAGGACGCTGCGGGCAACAGCACCGGGGCCTCGACTTTGTGGATTCCGTATGCGGCGATCGGGGCGTTTGTCCTGCTCCTGGCGGTGCTCTTCGCCTTTAGCAAATTGCCCGACCTGAAGTCCGAGGACGAGTTCCATCTCGATGACACGACGCCTGCAGGGGACGTGCCGGTGGCGCATCGCGGCGTGGCTTTCAGTCTGCTCTGGCTGAATATCGTGGTGCTCTCGGTGGCGGTGGGAATGATTATTTCCGCCATCGTCGCCATCCCGTCGGTGAGCGCGAAGCTCGGAATGAATGAGAACCAGGCACTGATCTATGCGTCGGCCTTTTTTGCTGTCATCGGCACGCTGGTCTTCACCGCGAAGAAGGGGAGCATCTCGAATCACTCCATCTGGACGCACCCGCATTTCTCCGGGGCGACGCTCGCGCAATTCTTCTACGTGGCGGCGCAGTGCGGCATTTTCGCCTATTTCATCAACTACATGACCTCCCAGATTCCTGCCGCGCCGGAAGCCTGGAAGTCGGGGTTCCTCGGCAACTGGTTTGAGATTCACAAAGCCACCGGGTTCCTCGGGCTCACCGACAAGGCGGCGTCCACGCTGGCGTCGGTCGGCTTCATGTTCTTCCTCGCGGGCCGGGTGATCGGCGCGATGTTGTTGAAGAAATTTCCCGCGCACAAGGTGCTCGCGACCTTTGCCGTGCTGGCTGGCCTGTGCAGTCTCCTGGTTTTCTGCAAACTCGGCTGGGCGTCCGCTGTGGCGCTGTTCCTCACTTATTTCTTCATGTCGATCATGTTCCCGACGATCTTTTCGCTGGGCATTTACGGCTTGGGCGGACGCGCCAAGCGCGCCTCGTCATTCATCGTCATGGCGATCATGGGCGGCGCGATCATGCCGAAATTGATGGGCCACATCGCCGACGTGCACGGGATGTCCACGAGCTTCATCGTGCCGCTCGCCTGCTTTGTTTTGATCGCTGGTTACGCCCTGTCCTGGAGCCAGCTCAGCGGTTCTGATGGAGTCGTGGGCGCGCCCATCCGCAGCGGACATTAA